A window of Gossypium hirsutum isolate 1008001.06 chromosome D13, Gossypium_hirsutum_v2.1, whole genome shotgun sequence genomic DNA:
CGAGTTTTGAATGTTCAAGCGCAAGCCTaatccatattttaaatgggtCTAATTTTTTTGCTCAAACCCTTTCAAAATTTAAGTGAGCCTTCAAGCCTAAATGGATAACCCAGCCCATGAACAAGTCCAATTATATTGATAATGATGTtagatttttatgaaattgaatcaaatcaaaatattaagtataaaattatacaaaatcaaaattcatatatagtaTTACATATTAAACCAAAGTTCATGCGCAGTTCCAAAACCATATTTTTTTAATGCCTCTAGAAAAACATGCATGATATGAATAAACATGCAACATAAGATAATGTATATTTTTCATGCCAACAATCAAATGGTTAAGAGGTAAGTATTATATTtttcatgcatgtaaatttttaaaatcggttcaatatcttcatcatattgatctaaaaagaaatttttaaaatcggttcaatatctctatcatattgatctaaaaaggtgtatatatatattcttggtATTGCTTGAAATAGGTGTTTCTAGGTTTATTTATGAGGAATTGaaccatatgtatatatattgcacTAAATGGAATTAAACTCTTGATAGCTTTGCAAGAAGCAACTAGGACTAAAATGGTTATAGTTCAGTCCTTCCTACAAATCTTGTTTATCTATTGAACTCTGTCTTCCTTTAATTTCCATGGGATTTGGAGATCATGATCTTAAACAGAACTCTGAACTCTAATCCCATTGAATCTCTCGGTGAAAAGTCCATTCGGACGGATTCAACGTGGTTTTCCCATCAGCGCCAACAATATCATAAGGCGAGTCCTCGGCGAATTCAGTTGGCATGGATTTCCAATGCAGAGATGGCTTCCATtcagcttctttcagtacttttaGTATCTCTGCCACCACTATTTTGCTCCCCTCAGCAGATAGATGAACTCCATCTCTGTCGAAAAGcataaattcaataattcaatttcgaTATAAGCTTCACTTTCATTTCCGAAAATTAATGAACAGACAAACTTTAAAAGAAACAAACCTACTGCTACTGTAGTTACAGTTCGATTTTGGTCTCCCTAAGATTTACATTCGAGCACCATTAAGCTTCATTCGAGTACACTGACTAAGAATTTTGGTTTCAGCCTCTCCTTCTACTTTGGACTCAGTTCTCAGTCATGGATCACTCTACATATTCTTAATGTCCTCATGTTCCCTTCTTTTATTAGGCGAAAGTATCATGAAAATTCTTGTACTAGAAGCCAGATTGTATTTTTACcccatttactcaaaaaatgaacaaattagtccctgtacattAGAATAAAGAGCAAACTGGTCCTTCTATTAAAACTTTCATCCATTTCTACAGTTAAAAACTGGCGTGGTTGGCAAAATAACCAAACAGTTATACGTGACGTGTCACGTATACCTCATTCTGACATATAAGGACCAATTTTTAGCAGGAAAACCAATtcgctctttgatctaacgtacagggactaatttgtccatttttttactagagggggcaaaatgcaatccaactcttACAAAGACCTACATGGTACTTTTACCCTTTTATTATCTTTTAACAacagcaaaatcctcaactcttTCATCGAATGACTCTTTCATCgaataatatttttcatgtgaATAAGGAAAAATCAAAGTTCTCATAACTTTAGAACACAAGTGGACGACAAGGTACTGTATCAAAAAGAAAGTTCCCTAAAGTGGAAAGTGAAGCACATAGATGATTCACAAATAAAGCCAATGAACTTTAAAAATGTGATTGCATCAAGAAAAAAGATTAAAACACAGACGAGAAAACTTacgtgaagcaatcggtcatccaATTCTCTCTTTGTTGAAAAGCAGTAAAAAGATTGACTACCTTTACGTCCAGTTCCTGGCAGAGCTTTACACAAGCATCAGCATATGTCTGGCATAACTCGTTTGTTCGAACAAGGTGGCTAAAATGTTCACTGATTTACCACAAGGACGTCTTAGATTGACATTTTGTAATAAGAAATAAGGTGGGGAAAAAAGGGCACAGAAAAAAATGCATTACAGCACCTTGCGTATTTATTTACTCTTTCTTCATTGACCGGAGGACTAGTAAGAAATATGAGACGCGTCGAATCTGAAAGGCCCTGGTTTtcagaaaaaaagaacaaaaaatagaAATGACCATTGCTTGTTTACCAAGACCTGCTATAAGAAATACAAGCAAATAAAGGAAGAACTGAAAATCCGATGCATTAGAAGCCATTTTCTCATTATCTCCAACTACTTGCGAAAATAAACACTCAACCGTGCTTACAGCTACAGGATTCAGGTCTTATATTGCAAGTATTGCTTTACTACTCGTAGAACAGTCAGTTTCTTGTAAATCCTACATTGATGTATCAACCTCAATCGGAGATATGCAGAGATTTGAGAAAAATACCTTCAGATAATTCACTATTTGCTTCATGTTCTCGATATATTCAGGAAGTGGAACATGGGGGCCAAGGCCAGATGGATGAGCCCCCATCGAGTCATTACCGCCAAAATAAGTTATTATCAATTCAGGCTGTCTAGAAGCATCCTGTAACGTGCGAAAGAACAGAACCATGATGTTAATATCAAATCATACATAGACGATACAGATTAAGAATCGATTCGTATAACGAAAAAGCAGCATCCTAGTGAATCAAATTAGACAATACACTGCTGTTCCATAAGCATCAATCACTATTTCAACAAGTTTGATgtaataactattaaaactttAGTACCTTTGGGAAAACATGATCGAGAACCTGTATGGCACGTCGTGAATTCCATCCGAAATATCCTCGTAAAAGTATGTCGGCCTGCGAGAGGATAGCAAATAAAGCATGATTCCCGTAGAACACAACCCACACACACACAATTAAGAGACTGGAAAATAATGAGATCAAATAATTTGAGGGCTGAATTTCAtgaggaaataaaataattaaacaaaatgcacttagcatcataaattttggaattttatttctaGATCATGTTCATTTTCCATTCTACCACTCTCAAAAATCACTATCCATACTAACAATTCACAATTTCCCTCCTTCAATTCATCCAAAATTATAGAATTGCTAATTATAATGCattaaagcataaaaaaaaatcatcactGGCATTAAACTCTCTCCCATGTTTCCCTcatatgaaagaaagaaagaaagaaaggaaaaagatactttctttctcttttttctctctaACCAAACATAAAACAAGAACACACACTAAAACAAGCACACAAAGCAGATCACTCGTCAATAAAGaaactttcttttttcttattttagaatCAAATGACCCATATTATCATTTATCATTAAATATACACATAAACAGTGAATCAATTAATCCGTATGCTAACAAAACATAGCTCAACAAAGACACTgaaaaaaacccagaaaaaaaGGGGGCAAGTATAGAGAAAAAAAGTACTTTGCGGGCATAGACGTCAGCAAGAATAGCACCCCATCCACCATTGCTGAAACTAAGTTGAACAATGGATGAACCAAAGAGGACGAACTGTGGCCTAACTGGACCCAccatttctcttctcttctctttgaacaccctttctttttgaGGTTTCTCTTTGACAATCCCTTAGAATGTCAATGGAGATCAAATTGGAGACTATAATGATATCAGGCTTTTGCCCCCAATCTCCTCTCTGCCATATATTTATGACTATATTTCAGCTTTGCTTCGGTAGTTGGAAAACCAACTACACCcaccttcctttttttttttcctctttgatTTTTACTGTTTTAAGAagctgaaaaattaaataataataataaaaatcaaccattcaatttaaattataaaatttaaaaaataaatattatgtgatatttataatctctatttataatatatataaaaacacggattcaaaaaaaatttaaactgatGAGAATACCcttaatatatttttctataaatgttatatattataaaatttatattattttttactcaatttttaCGTATTATAAAAAAGGATCTTtctctaaattaaatttatataagcTTTTATAATTAAAGTTACTGACTATTTGGATCTGAATCCAAATATTATAAAGTCGATCCTAATTATACAAATACGAAAAGCTTTCTTGCACTATATCATGGGGTATGATACTATTTGAGAGAACTATGTCAAACATAACCACAATAGACAACTCgtgaactctttaatttgagatattCAAGGCTTCGAAATGTGATTGgaaaaatatttattgttttaaaaaacatattttccATATTAACAATATCATCTCagtataacataaaaaaaccAAGGTGAATCGTACTAGCATAGCGTATATTTCAAAACTTGAATCATAGGTGGAATTGAAATTATTCATACTTCGAAGGGTATATGGAAGAAAAATATCTTGATAATCTTAATGATACGGATTCAAATTCAAATGATGATGAATTTAGTCAGGGACCAACAAATGAGGATAAtgagcatatgttaaatattaaagaggggataacccaacaaatatgcactaaaacaattagataaaattgcatatgaggttcatttttcttttaatttttattagtaattatattattaaCTACATACTTTTTAGGCtaacataatatatatgatgattttattttaatttttgttacttatttagaAATTGTTTTTACCATACTGataatttttatagtaattaacattttctgtaaaatataaattatgtaattgtgtaattacaatttgtatTATCAAACATGACATAAGGAATTACGATATAATTACACTCTGTCAACCAACATATctaataattacatttttattcaatCACTTTGAGTTGTTCAAGCATATCCTAAATTGACATTAAAGATCATTTATTAGTgttatatgataataaaaatgtaatattaattaatataatagtacattaataaatgtgaaattaattatttaggtcatatcttttaaattttctaaataaaaataatataatatattattaattaataaaaatgtaaatctataaaattattgaatataatcgaataaaataaaaataataaaaccctAGTTTTTTAGTTataagttttaattaaataaatataatttctgtagatatggttttattttaaatatcaagttaaaatattttttataattaataaaaattaaatctataagtatgattttattttaatatgatagtaatttttttattaataatgtatctattaaatattgaatatgaAACTAGTAAATAGGTTTTacattcataataaattattaataattataattattttattaatagtgTTTTGATTTTTAGTGTAATAGTTAGGCAAAATAATGCCTATAGGccgtttaatttaattaattaggctagttttaaaattaattaaggaAATAGGCCGATTTTAGGAGAGAGAAATGAAAAGCGCGTCTAGCTGGGTGCATTGTGTTATGACCTCTTCCGTTCTATCTTCAAGATCTTCAGGGAGCTCATTGAAATTATCCTTTAACCAATTCATCAATATCCGACCACCTTCAAACTTGTCTGGGACTTTGCCCAACAATGATTTGTAGAGGCCCACTTTGCCTGGAACAATCGTTGATCCCGTGATGGCTGGCCCATCCACTAACAGACCGATTTGTAGTGATACGTCTtcgagtgtaattgtacactcgTTGCATGGAAGGTGGAaagtgtatgttttgggcctccatctttccaccaatgtGCTGATTAGTGTCAAATCGAGTTTGTAGCCCCTGGACATGCGAGACGTATGTAAGAATCCAATCGCTTGCAAGTGGCCACAAATTTCAAGGATCACAGACTTTCCCATATCATGAATGAAGCCCTCCGAAACATGATCATCCACCTATTTAcacaataaaaacaatttaaaattaaaaaataataaatttaacattattgaaattaacaaaatttaaattttcagcTTACCATTGCTAATTGAGCGGAGAAAATATGCTTGCAATCGAAGTGGATTAGAGAGGCAGCCATTTGTGAGAAATCGATTTGAACGAAtaaaaatgagataattaaaaaatatatatttaaattaaaatataaaaaaatttgaaacgagagagttgaaagagttgagaGGGTTTGGGAGAGTCGAGAGAGTTAAGAGATggatgtaaataaaaaaaatgaaatttgggagtatttatagggtaaaaaaaatttaactgttggtatatttatttttttacttttttggaaAGCGCATCCAGCGAGGAGAACTTTCCTGACACCTATACAGAAAACTCGCCAAGTTAGACACGCTTTCCATTTAAATTGGCCTATTtccctaattaattttaaaacggGCCTAAAtgcctaattaattaaaaaaacggCCTATAGGCCTTACTTTGCCCAATAgttattatcacttaattatacTTCGAACACATATTAAATTACACTTATTATTCTagattaattatcacttaattattgttaagttatgtaacagttaaaactaatatttaacacTATAAATATACGCATTAGAAAAACATTTTCATTCAAATAACATCTAAAGaagtattaataaaaatcatattttagggTTCTATTTCGATCACCAAAAAAGATatgattttcattattatttgaaaaGTTTAGCTGATATTTAATAGTTTAattgttatttgattttaataaatttgtatgacaagtcattttatttaattatttaatatttttttatcagttGTTTTCCACCTGTTCATTCTCATtgcttttaaaatattattttattttctcaattattttcaaaattaataaacttttattatgaattagacaaactttaatttaattagtagtatttttaattataaaaacatgtcatttaatgattaaaaagTAAACACAGAGAATCTTCTTGTCTTATAGTTTAGGTGCTTCATCCATTTTTGGTTTCATTGCTTGTTGCTTTGTCTGGTTCAATAATACCGCTTATCCTAATGAGTTTTACGGGCCCACTGGACCAGAAGATTCTCAAGTTCAAGCATTTACTTTTCTAGTTAGAGACCAACGTCTTGAGGTTAACGTGGGATTCGCTTAAGGACTTATTGAGTTAGGTAAATATCTAATGCGTTCCCGACCAGAGAAGTCGTTTTTGGAGGGGAAACTATGTGCTTTTGGGATCTGTGTGCTCCTTGGTTAGAACCTCTAAGAGGTCCCAATAGTTTGGACTTAAGTAGGTTGAAAAAAGACATACAACCTTGGCAAGAATGGCACTTTGCGGAATATATGATGCATGCTCCTTTAGGGTCTTTAAATTCTGCAGGTGGCGTAGCTACTGAGATCAATGCAATTAATTATGTCTCTCCGAGAAGTTGGTTAGCTACCTCtcattttgttctaggattcttCCTATTTGTGGGCCATTTATGGCACACGGGAAGAGCTCCGCAGCCGCAGCCGAATTTGAAAAAAGGAATTGATTGTGATTAAGCGTAACATTGGaactaatatatataatcatgaatttagaaaaaaaattaaactaacgagaataccttttattttctattatattattaaattcacatttaaaaataaaaaaaacttgaaataaaaataatttttttgctaattatacatttaaaaataattataatttgatataaGTTGTAATAATTAcgcatttaaaaataattataatttaatttacacttattagttaaaaagttagtgctaattttaaaatagaattattacttGGATATTCTAatcataaaatatagaaaaacaattgataattataatttaaattacaactatttgttaaaaattttgatgtAAAAAAAAAGCTGGGCTAATTTTGTTGatttaaaataaagttattacttaataaaattcaaagcatcttaattatcacttaattagtaTTAGAATTAATTATgctaattagttattattttgaataatgttactTTGCATTAATTGTAGAGATTGTATTCAATAGTTtctctattattaaatgaatcaatttagtcattatactattaaaaagaattaatcagTCCAAATTGTAACAGAGTTAACATTTACGATCTAAAaaataacttgaattttttttaattgcagtTCAATTTCAAACAAGATTATTCATTACACAaccataaaaacttaaaaatattaactttgctAAATAGTTAATGATTTTTTGTAAAATAGTAAATGTTAGCTCTATTCCaacttggttttattttattttatttttttaacaatacaaggattaaattgaaccATTTAATAGTTAAAGGGACCTCTCAAATACATTCACCAGTTATTAGCCATTGAATGGAAAGTAATACCCAAGGCAAAACCTTTGAATTATAGTTTTAATCAATtggattaattaaaatataatttgatatataaatattaaatataatggtaagctaattatatatttttttgtcactcaattatgaaaatgtacaacatggtcactcaactatttaattgtttttttcttaTCACCAACTAgctaatataaaaatagaaacaccCAAAGATAGATTGCGAGTTTAGTCATTGCACTTTAATATGGTCATTttcagtccctatacttttagaatttcaaaattttagttccaACAAAATGATAACTTTTAAATTCATTCAATTctgctattttcaaaatttgatgtaGCAAACacattatcatatgtgtaatgtcacgttaatttactattttcatatattactaaaaataataattaacaaatttaactaCTTTTATTTGCATTAATACcggaattttaaaattcaaaaaatataacaactaaaaataatgcaattgaaaaatataaattttttaagctatcttattataggttctgatcatatctgaTCTTTTTGACATAATGCTTATAATTACCAATGGCCTCTCTCAaacccataaatagaaggataatacgTTTTAACGCACTTGAACCCACATTCTCCTGTATTGATAACAACACCCATACCAATCGAACTAATACTCAATCGgcaattgaaaaatatgaattaaatctaattttgtaaaaaaaaaattgcaatggagAGAGAAAACAAGTGATGTTGGTAAATTAACCCACCAAACTGAGTACCAAATTTTGCTCCACATTAAATGCAACTTTTAGCCCATTTCTTTCATATTTATATAGATGAACCAGCTGACAGGGGGCCAAGGCTATGAAAGGAAATTGCAAAAGAACAGTTATTAAGGGAAAATATAAGGTTTTATTACAAAGCAACTAGAAAAATCAGCAATGATTTATGAGTAATAAAGGATTTTAGGACATTCGCCAAAGGAAAAGCCATTATTAAAGACATCAACATAAGCACTAAAATCTGGTTGATTTGTCCATTCATTGCGacttcttttagttttttttttttgttgtcttAAGGGATCTACTGGAGTGAATTCAATGACTAATCCTTTGCGTCTGGTATGCCCATTAAGGGAATAAACGTTAGTCACGAATTTTAAAGCTACTCCATGCCCAAGGCGAGGATTGGATCCTCAACCATTGGTTAAGGTAGGAGAGACTTTCGCCATCTCACCTAACTCCCGTTATAgatgtgaaatttttattatttttaaaatattatatagtaaatatattattataaatgtaATGTTGTGTCAACTTGAAAatcaaattctatcaatttacaAAAGTTAGCCGCTCAACTTTCTTCGAG
This region includes:
- the LOC107920751 gene encoding GDSL esterase/lipase CPRD49 produces the protein MVGPVRPQFVLFGSSIVQLSFSNGGWGAILADVYARKADILLRGYFGWNSRRAIQVLDHVFPKDASRQPELIITYFGGNDSMGAHPSGLGPHVPLPEYIENMKQIVNYLKGLSDSTRLIFLTSPPVNEERVNKYASEHFSHLVRTNELCQTYADACVKLCQELDVKVVNLFTAFQQRENWMTDCFTDGVHLSAEGSKIVVAEILKVLKEAEWKPSLHWKSMPTEFAEDSPYDIVGADGKTTLNPSEWTFHREIQWD